The genome window ACAGACTGAATTTGGGGTAAGATTTACAAGTTATCTGAAGGAGAGTGCtgcataagaaaataaaattacttttccaCCAGATTTGAGTTCATGGAGCAAGGGTTGGTGTTTTGGTCAGTGCTCTGTCTTAGAATAGTTGCTGGCATACAGCAGGAACGAGAAAGAACTGGTTTTCTTCTGAGTACTAACAACCAAAAGGCTTATTAAGTAGGAAAGGTTAGCTAAGCATGCCTGGGTTTATCAAAACCTGAAACTCTTCCTTTTGGGGAGGTCGGGTCTCATCAGATAGCTCTggatgacttggaactcactatgtagaccaggctaaccctGAATTCAGAGACCCAactgcttctgtctcctcctgagtgctgagattaaaagtgtagCTATGTGAAAAATGTCAGCAGATATAAGAAGTTCCAAACATAGAGGTTCATGAGAAAATCCAAGTACAAGGGAAAGACTCTTTCAGGGGAAGAGACAACCTGACAGCCTGCAGGTATTCTATTATTGAGGGATGGGGACATCCAGACTCACACAATGCCAACTCCTTTGCCCATTCTATTAGTAGGAAAAGTTTCCACTCTCAAAAGAAGGGCAAGAGTGAGCacaagaagaaaaggacactTGAATTAGTGAGGAAGGGTACAGAGAAAGGTCATGTTAGTTTTGAAACTTGGtcaacaatgaaaataatgttttcctaCCTTCCCACACCATGGCACAACAGAAAAGACATATCCTTGTAGGCTTTTAAAAGTGTaagccaccaatgcctggctaaCCCTAAAACTCTTAAGATAGTCTTGGTTCCTTGATTTGCAGCCGGCTATCTCCAAAGCACTTAGCAATTAATATTCGGCTGACTAGAGTGTTTCTGTATACTTGAGGTCTCAAGGCACTAATGTCCTAAATTGACCCAACATTCACACCAATACCGAGATGTCCCCTTTGTTTTGGGGTATTGGACTTGGGAACTCTGGTTGGTTGGTCGGTCAGTCAGCCCACCCACAGATGGATAAGAACCCAGTGCTGAGTCCTGAGAATCATTTACCAAATGTTAGAGCCTGAAGGTAGCGTTGGGGCCCCAGTTACAGTCTATGGCCACCTAAAGTACCCTAACCACCCAGGCACAGACCAGCAGATTCATTACCTTTGTGTGCTCCTCTTGATCTgattttggctttctttttttactgTTGCTTTGAAACTCCACCACTTCCACTAGCTTGCTGTTGTTCTTTAGGGGAGAGGGCGATACTGCAGTAGCGGCAGGGACTTCTGGTCCTGAAGGGGGAGCTGAGGGGACAGCAGGAGCAGAGTGCAGCTCTTCTTTGAGCTCCTTGAAAAAGCTGGAAGcactcttcctctggcctcttacAAGAACTCCAGGCAGAGGAAGTGACTCTGCTGTCACATCTGCTATTGTTTCCAcgtctctcttcttttctctcttctttctgatcCTTTTATGCTCTTTTTCAACCTCCGTCTCTCCTGTTTGTttcaacataaaagaaaattttagaagtaTTTTGGTTTAGTTAACCCCAATACCCAATGAATGTCACTGTGCATATGGCCCAGGCCCAGGCACCCATGtgtacaaataaacaaactgtcTGGGActagagtgcttgctgccaagcctgatgacttaagcttgatccccaggacccacatagtggaagcagagaactgacttgcGTTAAATTGTCTTATTTTAACAGGGTGGAGGTGACAAATACACACCCATACAGATACCCCCCTgcccataaataaatgtaacctgaaaagtaaaaacacaactttgtttttttttttaaaaaaaaaagagaaagaaattgtttttcttcAAGTAGGGTGTTTCTGCACCATTTTTAGAAATCAAAATGTCGTCATTCTTGCCTAGGTAGCTGTATGTGTATCTCTGACCATTATTAATACGATTGCTCTAGCCCTCACACTTGATCCTTACTTAGTGGCATCAGAATCGTTAGTTCCCAGGACTGTAACTCAAAATCCGCCCATTTGTTGTATTAAAAACATTTGCCCCCACAGGAGTATTGCTTTTTACCGCATCGCAGGGTTACAAGTACGTGtccctgtcttcctcttttctttcagttatgaattaaagaaaatacaggaaaaatgCCGTAATTTAAATACCTTTACTTTCTACTAAATTTCTCATCTTCTGTTTGTTTCCTCTGCTCAGGCTCTCAACAGAGACCTGAAATCTGAACCAGAATTCTAGGCCTCATTACTGACCTACAGTATGAGCGAGAGCAAGAGCTCTCTAAACACCGGCTGTGTGCTCACTAAACGTGTACTTGGAGCCAACTGAACTCTGGCAGTATGGGTCTAAAAAACGGTCCGGGTCACTGGAGCAGCTAACAGTGAATTTCACCATATGTGGACATAAATCGgatttaggattttaaaaattagtcttaAAACTAGGAAAGTCGAAGGTCAAGTCTTGTCTGTCCTCCACTCCATGGACACAGAGAACCTATCTATTCAGGACAAGTCAACCCAGCGCAAAATGTGATATTAGGCCCTAGGCCTTGAGATCCGAGTTCTGAAGGGTAACCTTTAACAAGTTCCGTTAGCTATTGGTGCTTGTTTCTCTGTAACAAAGAGATCCATGTAGGGATATGTTAAGGGTTGCTCTGACAGTAAATGGGAACACACAAGAGCATGTACACCCGGTACGTTCTTCTTCATTCTAAGCTATGTCTTTAACCGTGTAAATGAGCTTAGAATTTTGAGTAACCGCTCCAAAATAAACATAATACAGCGTTTGCAACGTGTTTGGTTCTAAAACTCAGGTAATCCACATGTGAGCTCTTCAGCCTGCGAGTAACTGTCCTTTTGCCTATGTGCCAGACAGTTGCCTGTCTTAAGTAATAcgctctgatttttcttttccgcACAGTGAGAAAGAGAGCGAAAGGTCGGCCAAGATGTGGCTGAGAAAGTCTCAGAGAGGGAGGCACCGCAGGGGTAAGTCCAGCCCGCCGGCATGGCGCCAGGAGATCGGGTGACCCGGGCTGGCCCCAGGTGGCCCGGGGTCCCGCCGTCCTCGGCCGCCTCTTCTCGGGAGCCACGCTCACCCAGGTCGTAGAGGTTCCGAAGCACGGCATCCAGGAGTGTCTCAGAGCTAGGAGGCTCGGTGGAGTCCGATTCTCGTTCCGCCGCCATGGGACTCTGCACGGATCTCCAAATCCAGCCCACAATCCACCACTTCCGCTTCCGGCGCTCCTGCGCGTGCTCCACTGGGCCCTGCGCGGCCTCCGTCCTGGTTAAGATGGCGGCGCCCGGGGTCCCGTGCGGTGGCCGTACTGAGTGCCACCGCCCTGGGCAGATTGGAGCCGCCCCGTTCGAAAGAACCGCCCCCAGCCGCTGCACCCTGGCCGCGTAGCAGACGAGCCCAGGCCCCGCCCGGGACGGCAGCCGCGCCATGGACGTTCCTAGCTCTTCCAGTTCCCGCTTCTCGGTCAGCTCTGCCAGCCCCGGCACTGTGCTCCTCTATGCGGTAGGCGCCTAGGGGACTGAGGCCCGGGGCGACGTCTCGGGAAAGGACAGCCCCTCCTGACCCCTTGTCCCCAAGCCCATAACCCCTGTCTTAGAGAGCAGGTCATGACGTCCCTCCGTGCAGGATTTGGGTACTTGGCTTGGTATCCACAGCAACCATGTGTCTGCGTCTCGGTAAACGTGTCTGCTTCTACAAGTTTCTGTCGATGGTGGCTCCCCTGTCCCTTTGCCCTGTCAGGCCTGGAGCCCCGCACACCAGCACTAAGGGGGAATTGGAGGCTCCCCTGTCCACCGAGGGCGTGTCGGCAGAGTTCTGCCGGTTGAGAAACCTGCAGGCTGACCTAGCCCGAGAAGACTTGGCTCTCCacctcctgcctttttttttttttcttctttgaagtatTCCTGGGAGAAAAATATTCGACAAGAATATGCGAGTAGAGTTTTTTAACACTCTAATTTAGGAAGACTTGGAACTTCTGGAAATTACTGTCTTTTATTCGTTATTTTTCCGCAAGTTGTTGGATAGGACTCCCATTACCTCTGCCTTCACTACAACTTGCCtctacacccccccccctccagaaTTACTTCCTCTTCTGGTTTTAACTGGTGGTTTGCCTGGTTTAGTTTCCAACAGAATGTTGGTCGCTTACAATATTCATGAGCTTACAGTATTCATTATCAAGGTGGAAGCTTTGTACCCCTTCACCCCGTGAGATTGTACAATCCTGGGGGACAGTTTATtatgttgtgtgtatgagtgtttacttgcatgtatgtatgtgcgctATGTGGTCTGGAAATTGAGTTAAaattgtgacctgccatgtgggtgctgggaaaggaatTGCTCTTAACCCttggagctatctctccagccccgaggaatttatttttaatagctcaTTTTTGAAACAATCTTCGTGGTTTGTACTCTGCTTTGACATTAGCTATGAaaccccaggctgtcctggaccttgcagTCCTCATGTCCTAACCTCCAGAGAGCTAGCACTACAAGTCTACACCACCACTCTTGACAAATAATGCCTTTAAAAGGATATTTCCATGGCTTGGCAATTAACACCAGTTTCTGCCTTAAGTCCAGTGTAGTGTTAGCTTGTGTAGAAatatcaaaagagaagaaaaaaaaaaacccacgaaagagcaaagcaaacaaacttcCTGGTTTCTAAGAAAATATTGCTACCTTGAGACTAGGACAATATCTTTTGGAATGTGGGCAAACTTCCTTCACTGTCTCTTAAGAAGTTTACATTTATGATTTCTGTGAACTGCTGCTTTGAAGCTCATGGCTGGAGCCTCTCTCATTGACCTCACCACACAGTTTGTTGGAAATACTTCATTGTTTTACAGTTTGTTCTTCTAACGCAGTTGTGTTGGGAAAGGAGATTATTGTA of Peromyscus leucopus breed LL Stock chromosome 5, UCI_PerLeu_2.1, whole genome shotgun sequence contains these proteins:
- the C5H1orf131 gene encoding uncharacterized protein C1orf131 homolog isoform X2, yielding MARLPSRAGPGLVCYAARVQRLGAVLSNGAAPICPGRWHSVRPPHGTPGAAILTRTEAAQGPVEHAQERRKRKWWIVGWIWRSVQSPMAAERESDSTEPPSSETLLDAVLRNLYDLGETEVEKEHKRIRKKREKKRDVETIADVTAESLPLPGVLVRGQRKSASSFFKELKEELHSAPAVPSAPPSGPEVPAATAVSPSPLKNNSKLVEVVEFQSNSKKRKPKSDQEEHTKNKTRALEKDLGVQEFNLEKPPKNSYVNYKVLQKQIKEKKAALEEEKRVARDTDIFKRKKRKGQEDRRSKKSAPSILSNGRVGQVGKFRNGTLILSPTDIKKINSSRVAK
- the C5H1orf131 gene encoding uncharacterized protein C1orf131 homolog isoform X1; translation: MARLPSRAGPGLVCYAARVQRLGAVLSNGAAPICPGRWHSVRPPHGTPGAAILTRTEAAQGPVEHAQERRKRKWWIVGWIWRSVQSPMAAERESDSTEPPSSETLLDAVLRNLYDLGETEVEKEHKRIRKKREKKRDVETIADVTAESLPLPGVLVRGQRKSASSFFKELKEELHSAPAVPSAPPSGPEVPAATAVSPSPLKNNSKLVEVVEFQSNSKKRKPKSDQEEHTKNKTRALEKDLGVQEFNLEKARLEVHRFGITGYGKGKERVLERERAIMLGAKPPKNSYVNYKVLQKQIKEKKAALEEEKRVARDTDIFKRKKRKGQEDRRSKKSAPSILSNGRVGQVGKFRNGTLILSPTDIKKINSSRVAK